In Vibrio diazotrophicus, the following proteins share a genomic window:
- a CDS encoding nucleoside triphosphate pyrophosphohydrolase family protein: MHLSKLTQEIYDHLYRDINEFRSTFDLPVADPASLDAKADTLHTSLAIEELTELAEADSKTEQADAIVDSVYVLMGRLVHLGHRNINDNIAISYLIDLLLNVAVNRGIDFLPCWDEVHSSNMSKVCRNEKEYGDTEAFYAEQGIKLMAVQKGDYLIAKCAEDFVSESKTIRQGKVLKSVYYRPANLEALTQ; the protein is encoded by the coding sequence ATGCATTTATCTAAGCTGACACAAGAAATTTACGATCACCTATACCGCGACATCAACGAATTCCGTAGCACTTTTGACTTACCAGTAGCGGACCCAGCAAGCTTAGATGCAAAAGCAGATACCCTTCATACCTCATTAGCCATCGAAGAACTGACCGAACTGGCTGAAGCAGACAGCAAAACTGAACAAGCGGATGCGATTGTGGACAGCGTATATGTACTTATGGGTCGCCTCGTGCACCTTGGTCATCGCAATATCAATGACAACATCGCCATCAGCTACTTGATCGACCTACTACTGAATGTTGCGGTCAATCGTGGTATTGATTTCCTTCCTTGTTGGGATGAGGTTCATAGCTCCAACATGAGCAAAGTTTGTCGCAACGAAAAAGAATATGGCGATACAGAAGCGTTCTACGCTGAGCAAGGTATTAAACTAATGGCTGTACAAAAAGGCGATTATCTCATCGCGAAATGTGCAGAAGACTTCGTGTCTGAAAGCAAAACCATTCGTCAAGGTAAAGTCCTGAAGTCCGTTTATTACCGTCCAGCAAACCTAGAAGCTCTAACTCAATAG